A genomic segment from Halomonas sp. GD1P12 encodes:
- the mazG gene encoding nucleoside triphosphate pyrophosphohydrolase, whose translation MRYELADLLELMRVLRDPEQGCPWDVEQRWDTIVPHTIEEAYEVADAIERRAFDELPGELGDLLFQIVYYAQFGLEEQRFDFFDVVDTLTRKMIRRHPHVFPEGTLASRRAPGESADEVEQRQVKHRWEALKDDERNGRAIDNASTLDDVPKTLPALSRAHKLSKRAARVGFDWPDTRGVLDKIREELGEVEEALAANDTAHAREEVGDLLFAVANLARTLDADPETCLRATNAKFERRFRYVERALNESQRSMSNATLNEMERHWQAAKRQERS comes from the coding sequence ATGCGCTATGAATTGGCGGACCTGCTCGAATTGATGCGCGTGTTGCGCGACCCCGAACAGGGCTGCCCCTGGGATGTTGAGCAGCGCTGGGACACCATCGTGCCCCATACCATCGAGGAGGCGTATGAAGTCGCCGATGCCATCGAGCGGCGCGCCTTCGATGAGCTTCCGGGCGAACTCGGTGATCTGCTCTTTCAAATCGTCTATTACGCGCAGTTCGGCCTCGAGGAGCAGCGCTTCGATTTTTTCGATGTGGTCGACACGCTCACGCGCAAGATGATTCGCCGCCACCCTCACGTGTTTCCCGAAGGCACGCTCGCCTCACGGCGTGCCCCGGGGGAAAGCGCCGACGAGGTCGAGCAGCGTCAGGTCAAACACCGCTGGGAGGCGCTGAAAGACGACGAGCGCAACGGGCGCGCTATTGATAACGCCTCGACGCTGGACGATGTGCCCAAAACGCTACCGGCGCTGAGCCGCGCCCACAAGCTCTCCAAGCGCGCTGCGCGGGTCGGGTTCGACTGGCCGGATACCCGCGGCGTGCTCGACAAGATTCGTGAGGAGCTTGGCGAGGTCGAAGAGGCGCTGGCCGCCAATGATACGGCCCACGCGCGCGAGGAAGTCGGAGATCTGCTGTTCGCCGTGGCCAATCTCGCGCGCACCCTCGATGCCGACCCCGAGACGTGTTTGCGCGCGACCAACGCCAAGTTCGAGCGTCGCTTTCGCTACGTCGAGCGCGCCCTCAATGAGTCGCAGCGTTCGATGTCAAACGCCACATTGAATGAAATGGAGCGCCACTGGCAGGCCGCCAAGCGCCAGGAGCGCAGTTAA